The region TGGCTTCGCCACCGAACTTCTTGGACAGAATGGTGGTGATCGCTGCGGTCAGCGTGGTCTTGCCGTGGTCAACGTGACCGATGGTACCTACGTTGACGTGCGGCTTCGTACGCGTGAACTTTTCCTTTGCCATTTTTTAGCTTCCTTGAATTCTGGATTCTTCAGTAACAGCCCGGCGCATTGCGCCAGGCCATCAACAATAATTACTTCTTGTTCGCCATGATGGCGTCGGCCACGTGCTTCGGCGCTTGCGAGTAGTGCTTGAACTCCATGGAGTACGTTGCACGACCTTGCGACATCGAACGCAGTGTAGTCGAGTAGCCAAACATTTCGGACAGCGGAACTTCAACCTTGACCATCTTGCCGCCAGCCGGGTTGTCATCCATACCCTGGATGATACCGCGACGGGAGGACAGATCGCCCATGATGTCGCCCATGTATTCTTCCGGCGTCTCGATTTCCACGGCCATCATCGGCTCGAGGATAACCGGGTTAGCACGGCGCATGGCTTCCTTGAACGCAATCGAACCAGCCAGTTCGAAGGCGATCTGCGAGGAGTCAACATCGTGGTACGAACCGAAGGTCAGGCGCACAGTCACGTCAACCACCGGGAAGCCAGCCAGAATACCGGCCTTCAGCGTGTTCTGGATACCCTTGTCCACCGACGGGATGAATTCGCGGGGAATCACACCACCCTTGATTTCGTCGAAGAACTGGTAGCCCTTGCCTTCGCCGGACGGTTCCAGAGTGATCGTACAATCACCGAACTGACCCTTACCACCGGACTGCTTGGCGTGCTTACCTTGAAC is a window of Silvimonas iriomotensis DNA encoding:
- a CDS encoding GTP-binding protein; its protein translation is MAKEKFTRTKPHVNVGTIGHVDHGKTTLTAAITTILSKKFGGEA